A genomic region of Phenylobacterium parvum contains the following coding sequences:
- a CDS encoding ShlB/FhaC/HecB family hemolysin secretion/activation protein, protein MTPSLAARSTAFALVTSVVMLASAPSLAQTPSPSQSRPAQALENQVPPGGFRFPAARGQGAPEGADAIRFALRDLQVDGGLAQLEARTQALKPALGAEVSVADVYGYAAALQAAYFEAGYPLVRVVVPAQDLERDTGIVRVLVVSGFVERIDLQGLPDAVRARVEAVLTPLVDREPLLASEFERRLLLAGDASGLALQSALSPGTLTGGTVLVVAGEHRPFQMAVTIDNSLSEEVGREQLTGSLALNSLLGLGERILLTAAISPDDPSWSDDTLRRYASLHAQVPLGNRGLSVGGELAFSASAPRGASAPLALQNEFNRVGVFVNLATLRSRHRSQDIRLTLEAASEGQTTGILGPAVDLFADRTRVARIAIDGFEALDRGGRVDYELEVSQGLDGLGARSVDEATPLRPLSRFGADAKFTRLQGSLGVFAPLGDASSARVLLRGQTGFGNPLLRSEQGAIASADLISGPPTGSLLGDDMLAARLDVSRALPAGRTTILPYVFGAAGRTWLQSPLPGELGRADTRQLGAGLRFEAATTGRASMFGRLEWSHVESDQAFADRDWISASLTWRY, encoded by the coding sequence ATGACGCCTTCCCTGGCCGCAAGGTCGACGGCCTTCGCCCTGGTCACCAGCGTGGTCATGTTGGCGTCGGCGCCATCCCTTGCCCAGACGCCATCGCCAAGCCAGTCACGGCCAGCACAGGCGCTCGAGAACCAGGTTCCTCCCGGCGGCTTTCGCTTCCCCGCCGCAAGGGGACAGGGTGCGCCGGAGGGTGCAGACGCCATTCGCTTCGCCCTGCGCGACCTGCAGGTCGACGGCGGCCTGGCGCAGCTGGAGGCCCGGACGCAGGCGTTGAAGCCGGCCCTCGGGGCCGAAGTCTCCGTCGCGGATGTCTATGGTTACGCCGCCGCCCTGCAGGCGGCCTATTTCGAGGCGGGTTACCCGCTTGTGCGCGTCGTTGTGCCCGCCCAGGATCTTGAACGCGACACCGGGATCGTGCGGGTCCTGGTCGTATCCGGGTTTGTCGAGCGGATTGACCTCCAGGGTCTGCCCGACGCCGTACGGGCCAGGGTGGAGGCTGTGCTCACGCCCCTGGTCGATCGCGAGCCCCTGCTCGCCTCCGAGTTCGAGCGGCGCCTCCTGCTGGCCGGCGACGCCTCCGGCCTGGCCCTGCAATCCGCGCTGAGCCCGGGCACCCTCACCGGCGGAACGGTTCTTGTGGTGGCTGGAGAACACCGACCGTTCCAGATGGCCGTCACGATCGACAACAGCCTGAGCGAAGAGGTCGGGCGCGAGCAGCTGACGGGTTCCCTGGCGCTCAACAGTCTCCTGGGCCTGGGTGAGCGGATCCTCCTCACCGCCGCGATTTCGCCGGACGACCCCTCCTGGTCCGACGACACGCTTCGTCGCTACGCCTCGCTCCATGCCCAGGTCCCGCTCGGTAACCGTGGCCTGAGCGTCGGGGGTGAACTCGCCTTCAGCGCGTCGGCTCCGAGGGGCGCTAGCGCCCCGCTGGCCCTCCAGAATGAGTTCAACCGGGTGGGCGTTTTCGTGAATCTCGCGACCCTGCGCTCCCGCCACCGTTCACAAGATATCCGGCTCACCCTTGAGGCTGCCAGCGAAGGCCAGACCACCGGCATCCTGGGCCCCGCCGTGGACCTGTTCGCGGACCGGACCCGGGTCGCCAGGATCGCTATCGACGGCTTTGAGGCCCTCGATCGTGGCGGCCGCGTGGACTACGAACTTGAGGTGTCGCAGGGCTTAGATGGCCTGGGCGCCCGGTCCGTCGACGAGGCGACGCCCCTGAGGCCCCTGTCCCGCTTCGGGGCGGATGCGAAATTCACGCGCCTCCAGGGGTCGCTGGGCGTCTTCGCGCCGCTCGGGGACGCCTCATCCGCGAGGGTTCTGCTGCGAGGCCAGACCGGCTTCGGGAATCCCCTGCTGCGCTCTGAGCAGGGCGCAATCGCCTCGGCTGATCTCATTTCCGGCCCGCCGACCGGCTCCCTACTCGGCGACGACATGCTTGCCGCCCGGCTCGACGTGAGCCGGGCCCTCCCGGCGGGTCGCACCACAATCCTGCCCTACGTCTTTGGGGCGGCCGGGCGGACCTGGCTCCAGTCCCCGCTGCCGGGCGAGCTTGGCCGCGCGGATACGCGCCAGCTTGGCGCGGGCCTGCGCTTCGAGGCGGCGACGACTGGGCGAGCCTCGATGTTCGGCCGGCTGGAATGGTCACATGTCGAAAGCGACCAGGCGTTCGCCGACCGGGACTGGATCTCGGCGTCGCTGACCTGGCGATACTGA